The nucleotide window ATATCGATTTTCTCAGGCTGCAAGTCGAGGCGCTGATAAGCCAGACCACCCTGCACAAGGCGCAGATCCCGGTGATCTCCTGCCATAACACCGAGACCTTGCAGCAACTCGACAGCGACCACTTCTGGCACACCATCCGCCAGCCGATCCGTTTTTCCCAGACACTGGCGCGGATCGAGCGTGAGGCCGCCGAGCGTGGCGAATCGATGATCTACCTTGACCTCGGCCCCAGCGGTACGCTGGCCAACCTCATCAAACAGAATATTCGTGACCGTGTCTTGCCGGCGATTTTCCCGGTGCTTAGCCCGTTTGGCCGCGACCTGGAAAAATTCGACGAGGTGCTGACCCTGGGCCGTGCCTTGCAGCCGTTGCTTGCCAACGCAGCCCCGGCAGCACCGACGGCGCCTGTGCCGGTACAGGCTGCTGTGCAACCTGCGGCACTTCAGGTCCAGCAGCCGACCCGCCTGGTACAGCGTCCATCGACGCCATTGCCGTCCGGGCCGAAACGCGTCTATGTGTTTCCGGGGCAGGGCTCGCAGCGGTTGGGCATGGGCGCGGCGTTGTTCGAGCAGTTTCCCGAGCATCTGGCGCAGGCGGACCAAATTCTTGGCTATTCGCTGAAAACACTGTGCCTGGAAGATCCCGATCAGCAGTTGTCCAACACCCGGTTTACCCAACCGGCGCTCTACACCGTCAGTGCCTTGGCGTTCCTCGCCAAACAGCAAGCGGACCCGCGTAAAGCCGATTTTCTGGCTGGTCACAGCCTGGGCGAGTACTGCGCGTTGTTTGCCGCTGGTGCATTCTCCTTCGAAACCGGATTGAAACTGGTGAAAAAACGCGGCGAGCTGATGGGCCTTGCCACCGGCGGCAGCATGGCGGCCGTCATTGGTCGCAGCCCTGACGAAGTCAATACGCTGCTGTCGCGCCACGGCCTCGGCGCGCTGGACATCGCCAACTACAACTCACCGTCCCAGGTGGTGCTCGCCGGTCCTGTCGAGGCACTCAGCGAGGCGAAGGAAATTTTCCAGGCGATGGACATTACCTTTGTTGCGCTGCCGGTCAGCGCTCCTTTCCATTCGCGCTACATGCACAGCGCGATGGGGGCATTTGGCGAGTACCTCGCAACGTTCGACTATTCGCCGCTGCACACCCCGGTGATCGCCAACATCCATGCTGCGCCTTATCGCGATAATGAACTGGTCGACAACCTGACCCGGCAAATCTGCGGTTCGGTGCGCTGGCTCGATACCGTGCAGTACCTGATGCGCCAAGGGGAATTCGAATTCGAGGAACTCGGGCCGGGCGAGGTGCTGACCAAACTCGTCAAGACCGTGCGAAACGCCGCCGCCTTTTCGTGACTGCACAATCGAATGGATGCCTTGTCATGGAAAAGACGATGAACGCCACGTTTACCGATCAGTTGTTTTTCATCGCCAGTGTGCTGAGTCTGGAAAGTCGTCAACTGATCTCTCGTAGTGGAATCAACCAGCCGTTCGGGTTTGCGCCTTTTGTTGCGGCTGCTTCGATCAATGCCGGTCCGTTACGGGTGGCCTTTGACGGGCTGAAGGCGTTTGGCTGGTTGAGCCAGTCGAGTGGCGACGAGTATTTCTTCAATGGCCGGGCATCGGCAATCGGTACGCTGCCCACAGAAGTGGCCGAACTGTTTTCGTTGTTGGCGCCGCGGCGAATGCCGTGCGCGGAGGACATACCGCACCTGTGGCGCTGGCTGGAGCTGTCGGCGCTGGACTGGAATCTGCTCTGTCCTGCTTTTATTCGTGGTCTGAACGAGTTGCTATCGCTGGTGCTGTTGCGCCGGTTGCAACTGAACGGGGCGATTGATATCGACACTGGGCGGGTTGATCCACGGCGCATCGACAACGGCCAGACCGGCCCGGAACGCATCCAGCTATTGAGCGATTTTCTCCGGACCCAGCAATGGATTCGCTGCGAAGAACGACAACTGGTGCTTCATCCCGAGCGGCGAACGCTGATAAACGAACGGCTGAGCGAGCCTTTTCTGGCGTACTACGCCAGTTTGCCCGCGACCCTTGATGACTTGCTGTTCGGCAAGGGTGAGCGGTGGGCAGGCGTGTTGCAATGGTTGAAGGGCGCTGCTGAGCAGCAAGTCTGGCCGGGTGATCGGCCCGCCCTCGAACAGTTACTGGGCAAGGTCTTCGATGCGCAGCCGTTGTCCGCGCAGCCGGACTGGATCGTCGAGTTGGGCGGCCATCCCGGCGTTGCGTTGAGTGAACTGGGGCAATGGGTGCGGCACCATACGGCCCGAGGCCAGGCGCTGGACAGCAACCCCCTGCAATTGCTGATGCTTGATGATGCGGTAGTGAGCGATCCGGCGGCGCTGCGTCAGCGGCTTCGGAACGCGGGTGTCGGTGCCAGTGCGCGAGTGTTGTGGCTGGGTATCGGTCAGCAAAACCTGCAACAGCCGGGGACGGCGCCGCAGCAACCCGCCTTACAGGTGCCACAGCGTTATTACCTGCGTTGTGATGGCCAGGCGGCGGAGGGCGCCAGCGTGCTTGGCAGTCTGCAGACCTCGGCAAAAGCGCTGGCGGCGCTGATTGGTGAGCAATCGATAGTACTCAGCGAAAGCCACTGGCGCCCCGACGGTCCGCAGGCTGATCACTTTGCCTGTCATTACCCGGTTGAAGCAGCGCACTACCTGATGGCGCTGGCCGGTGCCGGGCTGTTTGCCGATCCAGGGATGCTGCACAGGCTGCCGCTAGACGGCATCGACTGCGCGGCCACCAGTGGTTGTTACCGGGCGCGGGAATACCGTGTTCGGCATGTGACGCTGGCAGACATGCCCGCGCTGCTGACGCTGGAACAGGCTTGCTGGCCCGAAGGCGGCCGGGTAGATGAACACATTCTGCGGCGCCGCTTGAACCAGGACCCTGCCGGTCAACTGGCGCTGGAGCTCAAGGGCGAAGTGGTCGGTGTCATCTATTCCCAGCGGATCACCCGGATCGAAGGGCTGTTCGCGGTCAATTTCGCCACGGTCGATCAGCTGTTCCATGGCAACGGCAGCACCTTACAAATCCAGAGCCTGAACATCCTGCCGACGCATCAGTACAGCGGTTACGGCGATCAGTTGCTGGAGTTTATGCTGCAATATTGCACGCTGCTCAATGGCGTCGACACTGTGGTCGGCGTGACCCGCTGCAAGGACTATCCCAAGTACCGAGACATTGCCCAGGCGGACTACATTCATAGCCGTGACGAGCGGGGCGTGCTGCTGGACCCGGTGTTGCGTTTCCACGAATTGCACGGCGCACAAATCGAGCGGCTGGTGCCCGGTTATCGTCCCGCCGATGCCGACAATGCGGGGCACGGCGTTCTGGTGCGTTATGACCTGGCCTGCCGCCAGCGCCAGGAAATTCAGCTGGCCACGGTAATGGTTGACCAACCCGCGATCTCTATCGACGACGCGGTGCGTCAGGGCGTCAATCGCTGCCTGGGACAAGCGCAAGGCAGCCGAGTGTCACCACGCCACAGCCTGATGGAGCTGGGACTGGACTCGGCTGACTTGCTCGCGCTCAGTGAACAACTGGGTATGACGTTCGGTCTGTCGCTGGAACCGAGCTTTTTCTTTCGCTACAACAGCGTCGAGAAAATCGTCGCTGCGCTGCAAGAACGCCTCGGAACGCAGGTGCCGCCGTCAAAAGAGACTCAGGCAGCCTTAGCGCAAAAACCGCCATCGACGCTTGCTGTAGCAGACGATGATTTTGCCGTCATCGGCATCAGCGGCTGTTTCCCCGGTGGGGAGCTGGAGGGGTTTTGGGCAGCTGTTCGCAGTGGCGTCAGTCAGATACGCGACGTGCCACCCGAACGCGCAACGGCTGGGCCTGCGGGTGGCTACATCGATGGGATCGAGTGTTTCGATCATTGGTTTTTTGGTGTTTCGGCGGCGGAAGCGGCGCTGATGGACCCTCAGCAACGGCTGCTGTTGCAGCATGCCTGGTGGGCGCTCGATGATGCTGCGATCGCTGCCGCAGCGTTTGCCCGGCGTGAAACCGGCGTGTTTGTCGCCGCCGCGCCCAGTGAGTACCGCGAAGTCGTCGAGGTTCCCCGCGACAGCCCGTATCTGCTGACGTCTTCTTCTCCGTGTATGTACGCCAACCGGATTTCCTGGTTCCTCGATCTGCGGGGGCCGAGCGAATACTGCAACACCGCCTGCTCATCGGTGCTGGTCGCGTTGCATCGGGCCATGCAGTCGATCCGGGCCGGCGAGTGTCGCCAGGCGTTGGTCGGCGCGGTTAACCTGTTGCTGTCGCCTGATGAAACGGCCGGTTACCGGCAGATGGGGTTTCTCAGCGAGCAGCCGCACACCCGTTCATTCCAGGCCGAGGCTGATGGCTATGTGCGTGCCGAAGGGGTGGGTGTGCTGTTGCTCAAACCATTGGCCGACGCGCTACGGGACGGAGACCGGATCCATCTAAAAATCAAGGGCAGCGGCGTGGGTCATGGCGGGCGAGGGATTTCGCTGACTGCCCCCGATCACGCCAGCATGCAAGCGGCGATGGTTGCCGCCTACCGCAGCGCCGGGGTTGCGCCGCACACTGTCAGCTACGTGGAAGCCCACGGCACCGGTTCGGCGATGGGCGATGCCATCGAAATTGACGCGATCCAGGCGGCGCGTGTGCAGTTGAGCGGTGGTGACCAACTCGGCGCGGCCTGGAACATCAGCACCTTGAAACCGCTGATCGGGCATTGTGAGTTGGCGTCCGGCATGGCGGCGTTGTTCAAGGTGATAGACGCAGTGAAACAGCGCCAGTTGCCGGGCATTGCGGGGTATCAACAACTCAATCCCGCGATCACACTCGATCCGCAGCAACTGTCGCTCTCGTCCGGGAACCGGCCATGGCCGGCGTTGAAGGACATCGACGGTCACGAGATGCCACGTCGGGCGAGCATCAACAGTTATGGTTTTGGCGGTGTCAATGCCCATCTG belongs to Pseudomonas sp. B21-015 and includes:
- the fabD gene encoding ACP S-malonyltransferase, whose amino-acid sequence is MPYLFQGQTSCVVFMFPGQGCQFYQMGRELYQNNSVFHRWMNELDTLIHAELGQSVIAGIYHDNNPRSKAFDDIRLSHPAIFMIEYALGKTLIEHRITPDYLLGTSLGELAAAALAGVISLPDAIRLVVRQGQLFHQSQSPAGDGAMLAILATESLYQQTPVLREHCDIAAYNAPSLIVVAGPSGTIADAEFHLSARDIVFQRLPVNQAFHSRHIDFLRLQVEALISQTTLHKAQIPVISCHNTETLQQLDSDHFWHTIRQPIRFSQTLARIEREAAERGESMIYLDLGPSGTLANLIKQNIRDRVLPAIFPVLSPFGRDLEKFDEVLTLGRALQPLLANAAPAAPTAPVPVQAAVQPAALQVQQPTRLVQRPSTPLPSGPKRVYVFPGQGSQRLGMGAALFEQFPEHLAQADQILGYSLKTLCLEDPDQQLSNTRFTQPALYTVSALAFLAKQQADPRKADFLAGHSLGEYCALFAAGAFSFETGLKLVKKRGELMGLATGGSMAAVIGRSPDEVNTLLSRHGLGALDIANYNSPSQVVLAGPVEALSEAKEIFQAMDITFVALPVSAPFHSRYMHSAMGAFGEYLATFDYSPLHTPVIANIHAAPYRDNELVDNLTRQICGSVRWLDTVQYLMRQGEFEFEELGPGEVLTKLVKTVRNAAAFS
- a CDS encoding beta-ketoacyl synthase N-terminal-like domain-containing protein, whose product is MEKTMNATFTDQLFFIASVLSLESRQLISRSGINQPFGFAPFVAAASINAGPLRVAFDGLKAFGWLSQSSGDEYFFNGRASAIGTLPTEVAELFSLLAPRRMPCAEDIPHLWRWLELSALDWNLLCPAFIRGLNELLSLVLLRRLQLNGAIDIDTGRVDPRRIDNGQTGPERIQLLSDFLRTQQWIRCEERQLVLHPERRTLINERLSEPFLAYYASLPATLDDLLFGKGERWAGVLQWLKGAAEQQVWPGDRPALEQLLGKVFDAQPLSAQPDWIVELGGHPGVALSELGQWVRHHTARGQALDSNPLQLLMLDDAVVSDPAALRQRLRNAGVGASARVLWLGIGQQNLQQPGTAPQQPALQVPQRYYLRCDGQAAEGASVLGSLQTSAKALAALIGEQSIVLSESHWRPDGPQADHFACHYPVEAAHYLMALAGAGLFADPGMLHRLPLDGIDCAATSGCYRAREYRVRHVTLADMPALLTLEQACWPEGGRVDEHILRRRLNQDPAGQLALELKGEVVGVIYSQRITRIEGLFAVNFATVDQLFHGNGSTLQIQSLNILPTHQYSGYGDQLLEFMLQYCTLLNGVDTVVGVTRCKDYPKYRDIAQADYIHSRDERGVLLDPVLRFHELHGAQIERLVPGYRPADADNAGHGVLVRYDLACRQRQEIQLATVMVDQPAISIDDAVRQGVNRCLGQAQGSRVSPRHSLMELGLDSADLLALSEQLGMTFGLSLEPSFFFRYNSVEKIVAALQERLGTQVPPSKETQAALAQKPPSTLAVADDDFAVIGISGCFPGGELEGFWAAVRSGVSQIRDVPPERATAGPAGGYIDGIECFDHWFFGVSAAEAALMDPQQRLLLQHAWWALDDAAIAAAAFARRETGVFVAAAPSEYREVVEVPRDSPYLLTSSSPCMYANRISWFLDLRGPSEYCNTACSSVLVALHRAMQSIRAGECRQALVGAVNLLLSPDETAGYRQMGFLSEQPHTRSFQAEADGYVRAEGVGVLLLKPLADALRDGDRIHLKIKGSGVGHGGRGISLTAPDHASMQAAMVAAYRSAGVAPHTVSYVEAHGTGSAMGDAIEIDAIQAARVQLSGGDQLGAAWNISTLKPLIGHCELASGMAALFKVIDAVKQRQLPGIAGYQQLNPAITLDPQQLSLSSGNRPWPALKDIDGHEMPRRASINSYGFGGVNAHLVVEEHNARHRVAAGDSEPQLILLSARDVDRLKEQAARLNRAISQRSDLCLADIACTLQVGRTAMACRWACVVDSIKSLQQQLDALARGLSDNVSLVDEQATAIGETVTQALLERDLLALADYWRQGIEPDWRKLPHLGEPQRIGLPGYAFARERHWLAPRRVETTTQASECETPSQKSVRQMLAELLGCDPQTLAGCESRSLASLGLSSLGAVALKARLEQHLQLSVSLAQLSPYLSLGSVETCLAALKRQGDDQLVPVLQVAPDARHQPFALNDIQQSFLSGRRLLAESERVGCHIYLEFDWPELDVYRLNQAWNRLMFRHDALRLRLLNDGRQQVGELPPYRFKTHDFRRSEPTDREQSLAALRTSMSHKVYLSGQETLFEIVVSLLDHQVSRVHLSIDELIVDATSLEVLLQQWLMIYQESATELPAQGVSLRDYQLSLEAFKQSPRYQRDLQYWVDKLAQAPTGLSLPKASRPAGRERRRLTSTLEQSCWQRLKARGDALQVSGTALLLSLFGLILQQANAGKAFSLISTSYGRLPVHPDIDRLVGPLISTQFFVFAGAAEQTLAELAQQVQRQLLADLDHASVSGISALREVRQRGDKSKLFNGGEVVFTSMLNNPVIDGAPSFGDAQHYCVTQTPQINLDHQLRERGGALSFSWDVAIDCYPVGMIDQLFGNYCQLLVTLANGDNDWWALKTSTLVHVAPFELAPGAPPKIPFALTDQQQAYAFNRSLHRGQGSSHLYMAVAIEALDIARLEKAWQQLVAHHPMLRTRILPNGTQQILEAPLLMKLETVEKNISGSRIVEEMLGRVTALGEWPYAELRVSTLDEQRSLVHLAVDLLLVDLPSRDLLIHQLLNLYHGLPQTPLVINFGSYMEALGQYNRTPAAQNAALYWQEKFRLLPQGPQVNDERDINGLYLEYEHYLDCWPALRDRIARTGISADAVLISAYAWSIAKHCAQPAFTLVAPGWKRPAVHPQIDALVGDFTTLSWIDFNNEPMTFIEQARRCERIFTEDQQHSMTNGLQALRKVATDKQRPRKLDFPVVFTRLNPQGPLDLPEGVTLVKSTSRTHGVALDNLSIEQAEGLLIHWDLAANRLTPTLVDAMFADYCRLLEGLAADEGAWGLGE